In one window of Gorilla gorilla gorilla isolate KB3781 chromosome 2, NHGRI_mGorGor1-v2.1_pri, whole genome shotgun sequence DNA:
- the LOC101154053 gene encoding small ribosomal subunit protein uS14-like — protein MGHQQLYWSHPRKFGQGSRSCRVCSNRHGLIRKYGLNMRRQCFRQYAKNVGFIKLD, from the coding sequence ATGGGTCACCAGCAGCTGTACTGGAGCCACCCGCGAAAATTCGGCCAGGGTTCTCGCTCTTGTCGCGTCTGTTCAAACCGGCACGGTCTGATCCGGAAATATGGCCTCAATATGCGCCGCCAGTGTTTCCGTCAGTACGCGAAGAATGTCGGTTTCATTAAGTTGGACTAA
- the WDR53 gene encoding WD repeat-containing protein 53 isoform X1 produces MAVKWTGGHSSPVLCLNASKEGLLASGAEGGDLTAWGEDGTPLGHTRFQGADDVTSVLFSPSCPTKLYASHGETISVLDVRSLKDSLDHFHVNEEEINCLSLNQTENLLASADDSGAIKILDLENKKVIRSLKRHSNICSSVAFRPQRPQSLVSCGLDMQVMLWSLQKARPLWITNLQEDETEEMEGPQSPGQLLNPALAHSLSVASCGNIFSCGAEDGKVRIFRVMGVKCEQELGFKGHTLGVSQVCFLPESYLLLTGGNDGRIMLWDANSEVEKKQKSPTKRTHRKKPKRGTCTKQGGNTNASVTDEEEHGNILPKLNIEHGEKVNWLLGTKIKGHQNILVADQTSCISVYPLNEF; encoded by the exons ATGGCAGTCAAGTGGACGGGTGGGCATTCTTCTCCTGTCCTCTGCCTGAATGCAAGTAAAGAAGGGCTGCTGGCTTCTGGAGCAGAGGGCGGAGATCTCACGGCTTGGGGTGAAGATGGAACTCCATTAGGACACACGCGGTTCCAAGGGGCTGATGATGTTACCAGTGTCTTATTTTCTCCCTCCTGTCCCACCAAGCTCTATGCCTCACATGGAGAAACCATTAGTGTACTGGATGTCAGGTCCCTCAAAGATTCCTTGGACCATTTTCATGTGAATGAAGAAGAGATCAATTGTCTTTCATTGAATCAAACGGAAAACCTGCTGGCTTCTGCTGACGACTCTGGGGCAATCAAAATCCTAGACTTGGAAAACAAGAAAGTTATCAGATCCTTGAAGAGACATTCCAATATCTGCTCCTCAGTGGCTTTTCGGCCTCAGAGGCCTCAGAGCCTGGTGTCATGTGGACTGGATATGCAG GTGATGCTGTGGAGTCTTCAAAAAGCCCGACCACTCTGGATTACAAATTTACAGGAGGATGAAACAGAAGAAATGGAAGGCCCACAGTCACCTGGTCAGCTCTTAAACCCTGCACTAGCCCATTCTCTCTCTGTGGCTTCGTGTGGTAATATTTTTAGTTGTGGTGCAGAAGATGGTAAGGTTCGAATCTTTCGGGTGATGGGAGTTAAGTGTGAACAGGAACTGGGATTTAAGGGCCACACTTTAGGGGTATCCCAGGTCTGCTTTCTCCCGGAATCCTATTTGCTGCTTACTGGAGGGAATGATGGGAGGATCATGTTGTGGGATGCAAACAGTGAAGTTGAGAAAAAACAGAAGAGTCCCACAAAACGTACCCACAGGAAGAAACCTAAAAGAGGAACTTGCACCAAGCAGGGTGGAAATACTAACGCTTcagtaacagatgaggaagaacaTGGCAACATTTTACCAAAGCTAAATATTGAACATGGAGAAAAAGTGAACTGGCTCTTGGGTACAAAAATAAAGGGACACCAAAATATATTAGTAGCTGATCAAACTAGTTGTATATCTGTATACCccttaaatgaattttaa
- the FBXO45 gene encoding F-box/SPRY domain-containing protein 1, translating to MAAPAPGAGAASGGAGCSGGGAGAGAGAGSGSGPAGAGGRLPSRVLELVFSYLELSELRSCALVCKHWYRCLHGDENSEVWRSLCARSLAEEALRTDILCNLPSYKAKIRAFQHAFSTNDCSRNVYIKKNGFTLHRNPIAQSTDGARTKIGFSEGRHAWEVWWEGPLGTVAVIGIATKRAPMQCQGYVALLGSDDQSWGWNLVDNNLLHNGEVNGSFPQCNNAPKYQIGERIRVILDMEDKTLAFERGYEFLGVAFRGLPKVCLYPAVSAVYGNTEVTLVYLGKPLDG from the exons ATGGCGGCGCCGGCCCCGGGGGCTGGGGCAGCCTCGGGCGGCGCTGGCTGTagcggcggcggcgcgggcgcgggcgcgggcgCGGGCTCGGGCTCTGGGCCCGCGGGGGCCGGGGGCCGGCTGCCCAGCCGGGTGCTGGAGTTGGTGTTCTCTTACCTGGAGCTGTCCGAGCTGCGGAGCTGCGCCCTGGTGTGCAAGCACTGGTACCGCTGCCTGCACGGCGATGAGAACAGCGAGGTGTGGCGGAGCCTGTGCGCCCGCAGCCTGGCAGAAGAGGCTCTGCGCACGGACATCCTCTGTAACCTGCCCAGCTACAAGGCCAAG atACGTGCTTTTCAACATGCCTTCAGCACTAATGACTGCTCCAGGAATGTCTACATTAAGAAGAATGGCTTTACTTTACATCGAAACCCCATTGCTCAGAGCACTGATGGTGCAAGGACCAAGATTGGTTTCAGTGAGGGCCGCCATGCATGGGAAGTGTGGTGGGAGGGCCCTCTGGGCACTGTGGCAGTGATTGGAATTGCCACGAAACGGGCCCCCATGCAGTGCCAAGGTTATGTGGCATTGCTGGGCAGTGATGACCAGAGCTGGGGCTGGAATCTGGTGGACAATAATCTACTACATAATGGAGAAGTCAATGGCAGTTTTCCACAGTGCAACAACGCACCAAAATATCAG ATAGGAGAAAGAATTCGAGTCATCTTGGACATGGAAGATAAGACTTTAGCTTTTGAACGTGGATATGAGTTCCTGGGGGTTGCTTTCAGAGGACTTCCAAAGGTCTGCTTATACCCAGCAGTTTCTGCTGTATATGGCAAC
- the WDR53 gene encoding WD repeat-containing protein 53 isoform X2: protein MLWSLQKARPLWITNLQEDETEEMEGPQSPGQLLNPALAHSLSVASCGNIFSCGAEDGKVRIFRVMGVKCEQELGFKGHTLGVSQVCFLPESYLLLTGGNDGRIMLWDANSEVEKKQKSPTKRTHRKKPKRGTCTKQGGNTNASVTDEEEHGNILPKLNIEHGEKVNWLLGTKIKGHQNILVADQTSCISVYPLNEF from the coding sequence ATGCTGTGGAGTCTTCAAAAAGCCCGACCACTCTGGATTACAAATTTACAGGAGGATGAAACAGAAGAAATGGAAGGCCCACAGTCACCTGGTCAGCTCTTAAACCCTGCACTAGCCCATTCTCTCTCTGTGGCTTCGTGTGGTAATATTTTTAGTTGTGGTGCAGAAGATGGTAAGGTTCGAATCTTTCGGGTGATGGGAGTTAAGTGTGAACAGGAACTGGGATTTAAGGGCCACACTTTAGGGGTATCCCAGGTCTGCTTTCTCCCGGAATCCTATTTGCTGCTTACTGGAGGGAATGATGGGAGGATCATGTTGTGGGATGCAAACAGTGAAGTTGAGAAAAAACAGAAGAGTCCCACAAAACGTACCCACAGGAAGAAACCTAAAAGAGGAACTTGCACCAAGCAGGGTGGAAATACTAACGCTTcagtaacagatgaggaagaacaTGGCAACATTTTACCAAAGCTAAATATTGAACATGGAGAAAAAGTGAACTGGCTCTTGGGTACAAAAATAAAGGGACACCAAAATATATTAGTAGCTGATCAAACTAGTTGTATATCTGTATACCccttaaatgaattttaa